In a genomic window of Glycine max cultivar Williams 82 chromosome 13, Glycine_max_v4.0, whole genome shotgun sequence:
- the NAC19 gene encoding NAC domain protein (The RefSeq protein has 2 substitutions compared to this genomic sequence): MAAATQLHLPPGFRFHLTDEELVVHYLCRKCASQEIAVPIIAEIDLYKYDPWDLPGMALYGKKEWYFFTPRDRKYPNGSRPNRSAGTGYWKATGADKPVGKPKPVGIKKALVFYAGKAPKGVKTNWIMHEYRLADVDRSVRKKNSLRLDDWVLCRIYNKKGAIEKQQPAPPPPSGVHKIECYEMEDVKPEYTAADCLYFEASDSVPRLHTTESSCSEQVVSAEFASEVQSERKRQGNSEFSYNYMDATLGNNQMSPLQDIFMYLSRPF; this comes from the exons ATGGCCGCAGCAACACAACTCCACTTACCCCCTGGATTCCGATTCCACCCCACCGATGAAGAACTCGTCGTTCACTATCTCTGCCGCAAATGCGCTTCGCAAGAAATCGCAGTTCCAATAATCGCCGAAATCGATCTCTACAAGTACGACCCATGGGACCTTCCAG GAATGGCTTTGTACGGAGAGAAAGAGTGGTATTTTTTCACGCCGAGGGACCGCAAGTACCCGAACGGTTCGCGGCCGAACCGGTCCGCGGGGACCGGATACTGGAAGGCAACCGGAGCGGATAAACCGGTTGGCAAACCGAAACCTGTTGGGATCAAGAAAGCATTGGTTTTTTACGCCGGAAAAGCGCCCAAGGGAGTGAAAACTAACTGGATCATGCACGAGTATCGTCTCGCCGACGTGGATCGTTCGGTTCGCAAAAAGAACAGCTTAAGG CTGGATGACTGGGTGCTGTGTCGAATTTACAACAAGAAAGGTGCAATTGAGAAGCAGCAACCAGCACCGCCACCACCGAGTGGTGTCCACAAAATTGAATGTTACGAAATGGAAGACGTGAAGCCGGAGTATACGGCGGCGGATTGCCTGTACTTCGAGGCTTCCGACTCGGTGCCGCGGCTGCACACGACGGAGTCGAGCTGTTCGGAGCAGGTGGTGTCGGCGGAGTTTGCGAGCGAGGTGCAGAGCGAGCGGAAGAGGCAGGGCAACAGCGAGTTTTCGTATAATTACATGGATGCCACTCTCGGGAATAATCAGATGTCGCCGCTCCAGGATATCTTCATGTACCTCTCCAGGCCCTTCTGA